A genome region from Schlesneria paludicola DSM 18645 includes the following:
- a CDS encoding BlaI/MecI/CopY family transcriptional regulator: MAKKKRTPKLSAGEFRLMGVLWEHGPLTLGEAYQTQPGQLGYTTIQTQLNRLVDKGVAARTKERPMRYRALVDPQVAGDSLLQLLVDTVGKGSIVPLVAQLIARTSLTMEVALELKALVDESMPKPTKRPKKAAAKRKAK; the protein is encoded by the coding sequence ATGGCAAAGAAGAAACGAACGCCGAAGCTTTCGGCCGGTGAATTCCGGTTGATGGGCGTGCTCTGGGAGCATGGTCCGCTTACCCTGGGCGAGGCGTATCAGACCCAGCCTGGACAGCTCGGATACACAACGATTCAGACCCAATTGAATCGTCTGGTCGACAAAGGCGTTGCTGCTCGAACCAAAGAGCGACCCATGAGGTATCGCGCACTTGTCGATCCGCAGGTCGCCGGTGACAGCCTACTGCAGCTTCTGGTCGATACCGTCGGCAAAGGAAGCATCGTACCGCTCGTCGCGCAGCTCATCGCACGCACATCGCTTACGATGGAAGTGGCCCTGGAACTGAAGGCTCTGGTTGATGAATCAATGCCCAAGCCGACGAAACGCCCGAAGAAGGCTGCCGCAAAACGGAAAGCGAAGTAA
- a CDS encoding transposase family protein: protein MNYGPVRATRREQQWRHLDGCRFATILHVRIPRVESEHGVKQLGLP, encoded by the coding sequence ATGAATTACGGCCCTGTTAGGGCCACACGGCGAGAGCAGCAATGGCGGCATCTGGACGGTTGCCGGTTCGCGACGATCCTCCATGTTCGGATTCCGCGAGTGGAATCCGAACATGGAGTCAAGCAATTGGGATTGCCCTGA
- a CDS encoding AraC family transcriptional regulator translates to MDVLTDLLNIMGTSAHVDELARAEAGWRSEIRTADHLTCYAVAGGECRLKWGSKSISLGRGELVIVNQGVSHRIQASKIGQTVLVSGRIQFLSGTSGHTILELPSLLRLTASAESTTLGLFEHLIREVTLARPGWESVTAGLVIALFVEALRVHGASVEDGSRGWLRGLSDADVAAALQLMHQQPSHRWTVAELAQRLSISRSAFAARFKTVTGRPPLEYLTWWRLYRAAARLRRRDGSTVAQIARDAGYDSDVSFGKAFRREFGRTPGALRREGSSRTRSPLQLELKKRLPFDFPEQETGLNLFKTAAFFQGDYEALFTRHGIRSTWYNVLRILRGVGTPVELDEVAVRLVVPHARPLELFEEIASANYLEFVNERRALAITQRGLDTLAGIDGTLIDIHRRQLGHLSPGELAELDRLLVKARRRDGS, encoded by the coding sequence ATGGATGTGCTGACGGATTTGCTAAACATCATGGGGACCTCGGCACATGTTGATGAACTGGCCCGAGCGGAAGCGGGTTGGCGTTCCGAAATTCGGACTGCGGACCATCTGACCTGCTATGCCGTCGCGGGGGGCGAGTGTCGATTGAAGTGGGGTTCGAAGTCGATCAGTCTCGGCCGTGGTGAATTGGTAATCGTGAACCAAGGGGTGTCTCACCGAATTCAGGCTTCTAAAATCGGCCAAACTGTTCTGGTGTCGGGACGCATCCAATTTCTGTCCGGGACGTCTGGGCACACAATTTTGGAGTTACCGTCCCTATTGCGACTGACCGCCTCCGCCGAATCGACGACACTGGGGTTGTTTGAGCATCTCATTCGCGAGGTCACGTTGGCCAGACCGGGCTGGGAGTCGGTCACAGCGGGACTTGTGATCGCACTTTTTGTGGAAGCTCTTCGAGTTCACGGCGCATCCGTCGAGGATGGATCGCGAGGCTGGCTACGCGGGTTGTCCGACGCTGATGTTGCGGCGGCTCTTCAGTTGATGCACCAGCAACCGTCGCATCGGTGGACCGTCGCCGAACTAGCGCAGCGACTGTCGATTTCCCGTTCGGCGTTTGCGGCTCGCTTCAAGACTGTAACAGGCCGGCCGCCACTGGAGTATCTGACCTGGTGGCGGTTGTACCGCGCGGCGGCACGCCTTCGTCGACGAGACGGTTCAACAGTGGCGCAGATTGCGAGGGATGCGGGTTACGATTCTGACGTCTCGTTCGGAAAGGCGTTCCGCCGAGAGTTTGGCCGCACTCCTGGTGCGTTACGACGCGAAGGCTCCTCGCGTACACGCTCGCCACTACAACTCGAACTCAAGAAACGCTTGCCATTTGATTTCCCCGAGCAAGAGACGGGGCTGAACCTGTTCAAGACGGCTGCATTTTTTCAGGGAGACTACGAGGCACTCTTCACGCGTCATGGAATCCGCAGCACGTGGTACAACGTTCTGCGAATTTTGCGTGGAGTCGGCACGCCTGTCGAGCTTGATGAAGTGGCCGTTCGCTTGGTTGTACCACATGCAAGACCGCTTGAGCTCTTTGAGGAGATTGCCAGTGCGAATTATCTCGAATTCGTAAATGAACGTCGAGCACTCGCGATTACTCAGCGCGGACTGGACACTTTGGCTGGGATTGATGGCACGTTGATCGATATTCATCGCCGACAACTCGGGCACCTGAGCCCTGGCGAATTGGCGGAGCTCGATCGTCTGCTTGTAAAGGCCCGCCGACGGGATGGCTCATGA
- a CDS encoding isoaspartyl peptidase/L-asparaginase family protein produces the protein MIRWLLSIGVAILALGNCASAGDDVIPNVVLGIHGGIGEDKKDMTPEIEARVRAALNAALKAGKAKLDTGGTSLDAVETAIRVMEDDSILNAGRGAVFTHEGRNELDASIMDGKTKKAGAVASVTTVKNPISAARAVMEKTRHVMLIGEGAEVFAAKQGLEIVDPSYFWTEHEWKAILDIWKKEAAARNNGQAVIPAIAKPHLGTVGAVAIDAQRNLAAGTSTGGLQNKMHGRIGDSPIIGAGTYADNEAAAISCTGTGEFFIRFSVSHEIVAQMKYKKVSSKEAAEDVINRQLKELNAEGAAIVLDKSGQFTTARNSEGLYRGWITADGAVTVRIYE, from the coding sequence ATGATTCGCTGGCTTTTGTCAATTGGGGTGGCGATTTTGGCACTCGGTAACTGTGCGTCGGCGGGGGATGATGTCATCCCAAACGTGGTCCTGGGAATTCACGGGGGGATCGGCGAAGACAAGAAGGACATGACGCCGGAAATTGAAGCGAGGGTTCGCGCCGCCTTGAATGCCGCACTGAAAGCAGGAAAGGCGAAGCTCGATACTGGAGGAACCAGCTTAGATGCCGTGGAAACAGCGATTCGAGTTATGGAGGACGACTCGATCTTAAACGCAGGTCGAGGAGCCGTGTTCACGCACGAGGGCCGCAATGAACTAGATGCATCGATCATGGATGGGAAAACAAAAAAGGCCGGAGCCGTTGCGAGTGTCACGACGGTGAAGAATCCCATCTCTGCCGCGCGTGCTGTCATGGAGAAGACAAGGCATGTGATGCTGATCGGTGAAGGGGCGGAAGTCTTCGCCGCCAAGCAAGGGTTGGAGATTGTCGATCCCTCGTACTTCTGGACGGAACACGAATGGAAAGCCATTCTGGACATCTGGAAGAAGGAGGCCGCCGCGAGAAACAACGGACAAGCCGTGATCCCCGCGATCGCGAAACCGCACTTGGGAACGGTCGGAGCAGTCGCCATTGATGCTCAAAGAAATTTGGCTGCGGGAACATCGACCGGTGGATTACAGAATAAAATGCATGGTCGGATTGGCGACTCGCCTATTATTGGAGCAGGGACGTACGCAGACAACGAAGCGGCCGCCATTTCGTGTACGGGTACGGGCGAGTTCTTTATTCGCTTTTCGGTTTCGCACGAGATCGTGGCGCAGATGAAGTACAAGAAAGTGTCGTCGAAAGAAGCTGCGGAAGATGTCATCAATCGGCAATTGAAGGAGTTAAATGCAGAGGGCGCTGCGATCGTACTCGACAAGTCCGGTCAGTTTACGACCGCTCGCAATAGTGAGGGACTCTATCGCGGCTGGATTACAGCCGATGGTGCAGTCACGGTTCGAATTTACGAATAA
- a CDS encoding DUF1553 domain-containing protein, whose protein sequence is MHRQSGKWMNEACITLPDSGDVMQAIADAKSMLPQIEDTRVMGQVACRFAVMVAIGVFWFCLSEPLAIAEDREADRVDFVRDIQPLLSSRCVACHGSTASKSGLRLDVKQAAITGGESGPIIVAGDSKSSAIIERISSRGSDRMPPEGPPFSSQQIELLARWIDQGATWPDGVDKVALTDPYDWWSLKGLVRPAVPHDKTKVPEQATAIDSFVLAKLAEKGLRPSPEADRRTLARRLYFDLIGLPPTPEEMQNFLADREQGAYERLVERLLASPHYGERWARHWLDVVHYGDTHGYDKDQPRNNAWPYRDYVIRSFNQDKPYHQFVEEQIAGDVIAPETEDGITATGFIAAGPWDFIGHAEVPETKVDGMIARMLDRDDMVSNTCNSFISLTVQCARCHNHKFDPVVQDDYYRLQAVFAALDRVDRQYDIDPAVRSSRANLLAKQSELKTHLGQLEARITELGGESLQALNKRIAAAGRPKAETSVQFGYHSQIESSNDRPKWVQIDLGKSRALESIQLAGCSDSFNNIGDGFGFPVRFKVELSDFDNFEQSTMVADLTGQDVMNPGTKPLIFSAGGKAGRFVRVTATKLAPRQNDFIFALSELSVVDGSGLNIASGCPVRSLDSIEAAPRWQRSNLVDGFYPGNAISPTESVTALERQREELLDSVVDANTLAAASDVKKSLDNVKGSLAALPAPNRVYAGTIHTGSGTFQGTGHTGGKPRPISVLARGDVTRPGKVVGPGTVALQRGGVTEFDNSPDQSEGTRRLRLAKWITAQDNPLTWRSIVNRVWQYHFGRGIVDSPNDFGRMGQLPSHPELLDWLAIEFRDGGQSLKQLHRLIVNSATYRQSSNVTDGAAEATIDAGNVYLWRMNRRKLEAEAIRDSALAVAGMLNRKMGGPAFKDFVVEKPEHSPHYEYQLHDPEDTQIHRRSVYRFLVRSQPQPFMSTLDCADPSMSVDKRNETLTALQALALLNNRLMLTMAKHLAMRVESEKSSQHEQLEWAFELSFARKPTVDEQSELTAYAQQHGLISACRLLLNLNEFVFVD, encoded by the coding sequence ATGCATCGACAATCCGGCAAATGGATGAACGAGGCTTGCATCACGTTGCCGGACAGCGGCGACGTGATGCAAGCCATTGCCGATGCGAAATCGATGTTGCCACAGATTGAGGATACGCGCGTGATGGGACAAGTTGCCTGCCGATTCGCAGTGATGGTCGCGATCGGTGTCTTCTGGTTTTGCTTGTCGGAACCTTTGGCGATCGCAGAAGATCGTGAGGCTGATCGTGTGGATTTTGTCCGCGACATCCAACCGCTACTTTCAAGCCGCTGTGTTGCTTGTCATGGTTCGACCGCGTCGAAGAGTGGTTTGCGGCTGGATGTAAAGCAAGCGGCAATCACAGGTGGTGAATCGGGCCCGATCATCGTCGCGGGTGACAGCAAATCCAGTGCAATCATCGAGCGAATCAGCAGTCGCGGCAGTGATCGCATGCCGCCGGAAGGCCCCCCCTTCTCTTCGCAGCAAATTGAACTGCTCGCGCGCTGGATCGATCAGGGGGCAACGTGGCCGGACGGCGTCGACAAGGTCGCGTTGACAGATCCGTACGACTGGTGGTCACTGAAAGGTCTCGTTCGCCCTGCAGTTCCTCATGATAAGACAAAAGTACCTGAGCAGGCGACCGCGATTGACTCGTTTGTACTCGCGAAGCTGGCTGAGAAGGGATTGAGACCATCACCCGAAGCGGATCGTCGGACGCTGGCACGTCGGCTCTATTTCGACTTGATTGGCCTCCCCCCCACGCCGGAGGAGATGCAGAACTTTCTCGCCGATCGCGAACAGGGGGCATATGAGCGACTCGTCGAGCGGTTATTGGCTTCGCCGCACTACGGTGAACGCTGGGCGCGACACTGGCTCGACGTGGTTCACTATGGCGACACGCATGGCTATGACAAAGATCAGCCGCGCAACAACGCGTGGCCCTATCGCGACTATGTCATTCGGTCATTCAATCAAGACAAGCCGTATCATCAATTTGTGGAAGAGCAAATTGCCGGAGACGTGATTGCCCCGGAGACGGAAGATGGAATCACGGCGACCGGATTCATCGCCGCCGGGCCATGGGACTTTATCGGTCACGCCGAAGTTCCCGAGACGAAGGTCGACGGTATGATTGCCCGAATGCTTGACCGCGACGATATGGTCTCAAACACGTGCAATTCGTTCATCAGCCTGACGGTGCAATGTGCCCGATGTCACAACCATAAATTCGATCCCGTCGTTCAAGACGACTACTACCGATTGCAAGCCGTTTTCGCGGCACTCGACCGTGTTGATCGGCAGTACGACATCGATCCCGCCGTTCGGTCTTCTCGGGCGAATCTGCTGGCAAAACAATCGGAACTGAAAACTCACCTTGGGCAACTTGAAGCTCGCATTACGGAATTGGGAGGCGAATCGCTTCAGGCACTCAACAAACGAATCGCGGCAGCGGGCCGCCCGAAAGCCGAAACCTCTGTGCAATTTGGGTATCACAGTCAGATTGAATCCTCGAACGATCGGCCCAAGTGGGTTCAGATTGACCTCGGGAAATCGCGAGCCTTAGAGTCGATCCAACTGGCTGGTTGCAGCGATTCATTCAATAACATCGGCGATGGGTTTGGCTTTCCGGTACGGTTCAAGGTTGAACTCAGTGATTTCGACAATTTTGAACAGTCGACGATGGTTGCGGACCTGACGGGCCAAGACGTCATGAATCCCGGTACGAAGCCACTGATTTTCTCGGCCGGCGGAAAAGCGGGACGGTTCGTTCGTGTCACCGCAACAAAACTGGCTCCACGCCAGAACGACTTCATCTTCGCGCTGTCCGAACTGTCTGTCGTTGATGGCAGTGGATTGAACATCGCGAGCGGCTGCCCTGTGCGCAGCCTTGATTCAATCGAAGCGGCACCGCGCTGGCAACGATCGAATCTGGTCGACGGGTTCTACCCTGGCAATGCAATATCACCGACCGAATCCGTGACTGCACTGGAACGGCAGCGAGAGGAGTTACTCGATTCCGTCGTCGATGCGAATACGCTTGCGGCAGCCAGCGACGTCAAGAAGTCTTTGGATAACGTGAAAGGGTCACTTGCAGCACTCCCCGCACCCAATCGGGTCTACGCGGGAACAATCCACACGGGAAGCGGGACATTTCAAGGGACAGGACACACAGGCGGGAAACCACGTCCGATCTCTGTATTGGCCCGAGGAGATGTGACCCGTCCAGGAAAGGTTGTGGGCCCCGGAACGGTGGCGTTGCAGCGTGGAGGAGTTACAGAGTTCGACAACTCGCCCGATCAGTCGGAAGGTACACGACGGCTGCGGCTCGCGAAGTGGATTACGGCCCAGGACAATCCCCTGACCTGGCGTTCCATCGTCAATCGGGTATGGCAGTATCACTTTGGCCGAGGAATCGTCGATTCACCCAATGATTTCGGGCGCATGGGTCAACTTCCGTCACACCCCGAGTTGCTCGACTGGCTTGCCATTGAGTTTCGTGACGGCGGCCAGAGCTTGAAGCAACTCCATCGACTGATCGTCAACAGCGCGACGTATCGTCAGAGTTCCAATGTGACCGATGGTGCAGCCGAGGCGACGATCGACGCCGGGAATGTCTACCTGTGGCGAATGAACCGACGTAAGCTTGAGGCAGAGGCAATTCGAGACTCTGCGCTCGCCGTCGCGGGGATGCTGAACCGGAAGATGGGTGGTCCTGCGTTCAAAGATTTCGTCGTCGAAAAGCCAGAGCATTCACCGCATTACGAGTATCAATTGCACGACCCCGAAGACACTCAAATCCATCGCCGGTCGGTTTACAGATTCCTCGTCAGGTCGCAACCCCAGCCCTTTATGTCGACGCTCGACTGTGCCGATCCTTCGATGAGTGTCGACAAGCGGAACGAAACCCTCACAGCGCTTCAAGCACTAGCCCTTCTGAACAATCGACTAATGCTGACGATGGCAAAACATCTGGCCATGCGTGTCGAGTCCGAGAAAAGCTCTCAACACGAGCAGTTGGAGTGGGCATTTGAGCTCTCCTTTGCACGAAAGCCGACGGTCGATGAACAGTCAGAACTGACGGCCTATGCCCAACAGCACGGCCTGATCAGCGCGTGCCGGCTCTTACTTAACTTGAATGAGTTTGTCTTCGTTGACTGA
- a CDS encoding YceI family protein, which yields MRQTFAALMVAVGACGLVQAEETKYSLNGENTKIEWTGTKADGKHDGGFKQVKGTATLSDGSNLKFDVEIDCGSLYSDDPKLTQHLKSPDLFSVKDHPKAKFKSTKIEKTSDGTQVTGDLTILGKTKKVTFPAEIKTGDTLAIKAAFNINRQDFGMTYGTGKINDDVEVRVDLKAKR from the coding sequence ATGCGTCAGACTTTCGCTGCGTTGATGGTGGCTGTTGGGGCTTGCGGTCTCGTTCAAGCCGAGGAAACGAAATACTCGTTGAATGGTGAGAACACCAAGATTGAATGGACCGGAACGAAAGCCGACGGCAAACATGATGGCGGTTTCAAACAAGTGAAGGGCACAGCCACGTTGTCAGACGGATCGAATCTGAAGTTCGACGTTGAAATTGATTGTGGCTCGTTGTACTCCGACGATCCGAAGCTGACACAACACTTGAAATCGCCCGACCTCTTTTCGGTGAAGGATCACCCAAAGGCCAAATTCAAGAGCACAAAAATTGAAAAGACGTCGGACGGTACTCAGGTGACCGGCGACCTGACGATACTGGGCAAGACGAAGAAGGTGACATTTCCCGCGGAAATCAAAACCGGTGACACCCTGGCCATCAAGGCGGCGTTCAACATCAATCGCCAGGACTTCGGAATGACTTACGGCACCGGAAAGATCAACGATGATGTGGAAGTTCGAGTCGATCTGAAAGCCAAACGCTGA
- a CDS encoding response regulator — protein MTSIRLIVADDHALIRAGFRSILQSVPEFEVVGEASDGFQALELVARLRPHVLLTDIAMPNMNGLTVAERVFKEFPEVRVIIVSMHANEEFVGQAVRSGAAGYLLKDADAAELQFAINSVIRGESYLTPAVSKQMMSSYMQLMGETQSTAAAADPLTPRQREILRLITEGQTTKGIARILEISAKTVETHRSQIMDRLGIHDIPGLVRYAMRRGLVPGEKGEIPSKDAGPLERPPTE, from the coding sequence ATGACATCTATCCGGCTGATCGTCGCTGACGATCATGCGCTAATCAGGGCGGGATTTCGGTCGATCCTACAGAGTGTCCCTGAATTTGAAGTCGTCGGTGAAGCAAGCGACGGTTTTCAGGCTCTCGAACTTGTCGCGCGACTGCGGCCCCACGTGCTACTGACCGACATTGCCATGCCCAATATGAATGGGCTGACCGTTGCGGAGCGTGTCTTCAAGGAATTCCCTGAAGTTCGCGTGATTATCGTCTCCATGCATGCCAATGAGGAGTTCGTAGGACAGGCCGTGCGTTCCGGCGCCGCCGGATATCTGCTGAAAGACGCCGATGCCGCGGAGCTGCAATTTGCTATCAATTCGGTAATTCGCGGTGAGTCCTATCTGACGCCAGCGGTCTCGAAACAGATGATGTCCAGTTACATGCAATTAATGGGCGAGACGCAGTCGACGGCGGCGGCGGCGGACCCTCTGACGCCGCGGCAGCGTGAGATTTTGCGGTTGATTACCGAGGGTCAGACGACGAAGGGAATCGCCAGAATCCTCGAAATCAGCGCCAAGACCGTCGAAACCCATCGTTCACAGATCATGGATCGATTGGGAATCCACGACATCCCTGGCCTGGTTCGTTACGCGATGCGACGAGGATTAGTTCCAGGCGAGAAAGGCGAGATTCCGTCCAAAGACGCAGGCCCTCTTGAACGTCCGCCTACGGAATGA
- a CDS encoding PAS domain-containing sensor histidine kinase, which translates to MLGHPERETQCIADAFRSARYVPSVTHVSATELRAESVPGYDIVVSDFECARLLKASSWLLDGPPWIVVADQGGEALEQSAIQAGAQEYLALNQLGRLGHVVKRVLERDQLRRTEQRTRQSESDARRSLALALKTARMGVWEWELETNVLHWSPECLEMIGLATFDATFEDYYKLLSPVDADRLKTVIESALAKRESFSVEVRLNRPDRKTCWLWNSGQFDEGHAGIPGRFVGIVQDVTERVTAQHTLAESESRLKAAQRMAGLGVWEWDFDQTIWWSEEVYRIAGYDPRSIVPTREECLRVLPDEAQSFIRTAVRESIDSNTSYRLKHQIRRADGELRWLDSFGTVERACDGTPVRLWGICKDITDQQRVDNDLRESEQRFRESEMRYAAISEITRSVTFAGRFSQPAMFEVEWVRPRYGMLSGYTDEDLKRDGWGVLFHPDDHGKVLQLLNNASQGRIDRNEARLITKSGKQLIVLMQVMLFERGPGVGEGLIVGGILDITAIKAIEVALRTSEERFQLALRGANEGLWDLDLERKCIFYSPRWKSILGYRDEEVSNEFDTWLELVHPEDRSSAREHLRSFLKSTQENYESEFRMRHKSGEYRDILSRGFVNRDAQGRPTRMVGTHQDITERKQADEELRASRQRLEVLSRQLITTREAELRHLARELHDEIGQGLTATKMNLRAIQMSVSEQLKKRLEESVSLIDHTVDQVRNLSLNMRPPHLDDLGLAATLHWYLKQQAKIGGFVDHLSVTPPDLVVPTDLATVCYRITQEAVTNAMRHAGARQIEIQLREADGELTLKIQDDGAGFNVAAARERAAEGNSLGLISMQERANLADGQFEIVSEPAKGTTVFARFRLTRS; encoded by the coding sequence ATGCTGGGCCATCCTGAAAGGGAGACCCAATGCATCGCCGACGCCTTCCGCAGTGCCCGCTATGTCCCTTCAGTGACTCATGTGAGCGCGACCGAGTTGAGAGCCGAGTCGGTTCCCGGGTACGACATCGTCGTCAGCGATTTCGAGTGCGCTCGGTTGCTGAAGGCAAGTTCTTGGCTATTAGACGGTCCTCCGTGGATCGTCGTTGCCGATCAAGGTGGAGAGGCGCTCGAGCAATCCGCGATTCAGGCAGGAGCACAAGAATATCTGGCGCTCAATCAGCTGGGCCGACTTGGACATGTGGTCAAGCGAGTCCTCGAACGCGACCAACTCCGCCGAACGGAACAGCGGACTCGACAGTCCGAATCGGACGCGCGACGAAGTTTGGCACTCGCACTCAAGACGGCCAGGATGGGCGTCTGGGAATGGGAACTTGAAACGAATGTCCTGCATTGGTCTCCGGAATGTCTGGAAATGATTGGTCTCGCGACGTTCGACGCGACGTTCGAAGACTATTACAAATTACTTTCGCCCGTCGATGCGGATCGACTCAAGACGGTGATTGAATCCGCGCTCGCCAAGCGAGAATCCTTCTCGGTGGAAGTGCGGCTGAATCGACCAGACCGGAAAACCTGCTGGCTTTGGAATAGCGGGCAATTTGACGAAGGTCACGCCGGAATCCCTGGTCGGTTCGTGGGAATTGTGCAAGATGTCACCGAGCGGGTCACAGCGCAGCATACTCTTGCGGAAAGTGAATCCCGCCTCAAAGCCGCCCAACGGATGGCTGGGCTCGGCGTCTGGGAATGGGATTTCGATCAAACCATCTGGTGGTCTGAGGAAGTCTACCGAATTGCCGGGTACGATCCCAGGAGTATTGTTCCGACACGCGAAGAGTGCCTGCGAGTTCTTCCAGACGAGGCTCAGTCGTTCATTCGCACTGCAGTTCGCGAGTCGATTGACTCAAACACTTCGTATCGGTTGAAACATCAGATTCGTCGCGCCGATGGCGAGTTACGCTGGCTCGATTCGTTCGGTACCGTTGAACGAGCCTGTGATGGAACGCCGGTCCGCTTGTGGGGAATCTGCAAGGACATCACCGACCAACAACGTGTCGACAATGACCTGCGAGAAAGCGAACAACGTTTTCGCGAAAGCGAAATGCGTTACGCGGCAATTTCTGAAATTACCCGAAGTGTCACGTTTGCCGGTCGCTTCAGTCAACCTGCGATGTTTGAAGTCGAATGGGTACGACCGCGTTACGGAATGCTGAGCGGTTATACAGACGAGGATTTGAAGCGAGACGGCTGGGGGGTCTTGTTTCATCCCGATGATCACGGCAAGGTTCTGCAATTGCTGAACAACGCCAGCCAGGGGCGAATTGATCGCAACGAAGCTCGATTGATTACCAAGTCCGGCAAGCAGCTGATTGTCCTGATGCAGGTCATGCTCTTTGAGCGTGGTCCAGGTGTCGGCGAGGGACTTATCGTCGGTGGAATTCTGGATATCACCGCCATTAAGGCCATTGAAGTCGCACTGCGAACCAGTGAAGAGCGTTTTCAATTGGCATTGCGTGGCGCGAATGAGGGTTTGTGGGATCTTGATCTGGAACGAAAGTGCATTTTTTACTCCCCAAGATGGAAGTCAATTCTCGGCTATCGCGATGAGGAGGTGTCGAATGAATTCGACACCTGGCTGGAACTGGTTCACCCAGAGGACCGGTCATCTGCCCGCGAGCACCTGCGATCATTCCTGAAAAGCACCCAAGAGAATTACGAATCCGAATTTCGCATGCGTCACAAATCGGGCGAGTATCGCGATATTCTTTCACGCGGTTTCGTCAATCGTGATGCGCAAGGTCGGCCAACTCGGATGGTGGGAACGCATCAAGATATTACGGAGCGCAAGCAGGCGGATGAAGAACTGCGTGCCAGCCGCCAGCGGTTAGAAGTCTTGTCGCGGCAATTGATCACGACGCGCGAAGCCGAATTGCGGCACTTGGCCCGTGAATTACACGATGAAATCGGCCAGGGATTGACCGCGACCAAAATGAATCTTCGTGCCATCCAGATGTCGGTCAGTGAACAGCTTAAGAAGCGTTTAGAGGAGAGCGTCTCGCTGATTGATCATACCGTGGATCAGGTGCGCAACCTGTCCCTGAATATGAGGCCGCCGCACCTCGACGATTTGGGGCTAGCGGCGACCCTTCATTGGTATTTGAAGCAGCAGGCAAAGATCGGTGGCTTTGTCGACCATCTATCGGTCACCCCCCCCGATTTGGTTGTCCCTACTGATTTGGCCACCGTTTGTTACCGTATTACTCAAGAAGCCGTGACAAACGCCATGCGCCATGCGGGCGCACGACAAATTGAGATCCAGTTGCGGGAAGCTGACGGAGAATTGACCCTCAAGATCCAAGACGACGGTGCGGGCTTCAATGTGGCTGCGGCACGCGAGCGCGCTGCAGAAGGAAATAGCCTGGGACTGATCAGCATGCAGGAACGAGCCAACCTTGCAGATGGTCAGTTCGAGATCGTTTCAGAACCCGCGAAGGGAACGACCGTTTTTGCTCGATTTCGATTAACACGCTCCTGA
- the plsY gene encoding glycerol-3-phosphate 1-O-acyltransferase PlsY has protein sequence MVNMILLALLSYLAGSVPFGLIIGKVIKGIDLRNHGSGNIGATNAWRVLGKGWGLVCLLLDALKGLLPVAFFPPIFFAASDPQFPHAFVVAGIATIIGHMFPCWLGFRGGKGVATSLGVLMILSPYGVLLAAALFFVTLGIWRYVSLSSMIAAIGYGGYELCRHLPAPFGPTSWSQSIFAIMIPLLIIIRHRANIGRLLRGEESKLGSKRVSQQDAVTQATIVK, from the coding sequence ATGGTCAATATGATTCTCTTGGCATTACTCAGTTATTTGGCAGGTTCCGTTCCCTTTGGATTGATTATCGGCAAAGTAATCAAGGGAATTGACTTACGGAATCATGGAAGCGGGAATATTGGGGCGACAAATGCCTGGCGCGTCCTCGGGAAAGGGTGGGGGCTTGTCTGTCTGCTTCTGGATGCATTAAAGGGGTTATTGCCTGTTGCGTTTTTTCCGCCGATCTTTTTCGCGGCATCGGATCCGCAATTCCCCCACGCATTCGTTGTCGCCGGGATCGCGACCATCATCGGGCACATGTTCCCGTGCTGGCTGGGCTTTCGCGGAGGCAAAGGTGTCGCAACGTCGCTGGGCGTGCTGATGATCCTCAGCCCCTATGGTGTCCTGCTGGCGGCAGCACTCTTTTTCGTGACGCTCGGAATCTGGAGATATGTATCCCTCAGTTCGATGATCGCAGCCATCGGCTATGGTGGCTATGAGCTCTGCCGACACCTTCCCGCGCCATTTGGGCCCACCTCATGGAGCCAGTCGATCTTCGCCATCATGATTCCATTGCTGATTATCATCCGCCATCGAGCGAACATCGGTCGATTGTTACGAGGCGAAGAGTCGAAGCTCGGCTCAAAGCGGGTCTCCCAACAAGATGCAGTAACTCAGGCGACGATCGTCAAATGA